In Erigeron canadensis isolate Cc75 chromosome 1, C_canadensis_v1, whole genome shotgun sequence, a single window of DNA contains:
- the LOC122582410 gene encoding AT-hook motif nuclear-localized protein 10-like, with protein MQMNGSESGRTYEPAITQAQPQPQPPVSNAQIPYAPGVTGGYGVATDVMSSTGGGGSGATAGGGGGFHRGININEHGGHGLVGHRDELMVKKRGRPRKYAPDGTLSPSTAARAAKSSPVSLAPAAALNGAFEQRSPQSAPPVISAAPVSSVPMEDGLDSVKKARGRPPGSTNRKQKRESFVPVGVGFTPQAVFGFTPQAGSGFTPHIIMVQPGEDVLNKIMSFSQNGPRAVCIMSGIGVITNVTLRQAATSGGTATYEGRFDILALSGSFVQSELYGQRTRTGGLSITLSGPDGRVFGGVVAGLLIAASPVQVIVGSFLPENSKESMQANHVEPLSVTPKVTPASHVAGPSSSQSHGTLSESSGGPGSPLNRGNESSPRGMANMPWK; from the exons ATGCAAATGAACGGATCTGAATCTGGGAGAACATATGAACCAGCTATAACACAGGCACAGCCGCAGCCGCAGCCGCCAGTGAGTAACGCTCAGATACCGTACGCTCCGGGCGTTACAGGCGGCTACGGCGTTGCCACCGATGTTATGTCTAGCAccggtggtggtggcagtggtGCCACTGCAGGTGGCGGTGGTGGGTTCCACCGTGGTATTAACATCAATGAGCACGGTGGCCATGGACTTGTTGGCCACCGTGAcgagttgatggttaaaaaaagGGGAAGGCCAAGGAAGTATGCACCGGACGGGACTTTGTCTCCTTCCACCGCAGCCAGGGCGGCAAAATCGAGTCCGGTCAGCCTCGCCCCGGCCGCGGCGTTAAACGGAGCTTTCGAACAGCGGTCACCACAGTCGGCTCCGCCGGTGATATCTGCGGCCCCGGTGAGCTCGGTTCCTATGGAGGACGGGCTCGATTCGGTTAAGAAAGCTAGAGGGAGACCTCCAGGTTCAACAAACAGGAAACAGAAAAGAGAATCTTtcg TACCAGTTGGAGTTGGGTTTACTCCACAAGCTGTATTCGGGTTTACTCCACAAGCTGGATCTGGGTTTACTCCACATATTATCATGGTGCAGCCTGGAGAG GATGTGCTTAACAAGATCATGTCATTCTCTCAGAATGGACCAAGGGCCGTATGCATCATGTCTGGCATTGGTGTCATAACTAATGTGACACTTCGTCAAGCCGCAACTTCTGGTGGAACTGCAACTTATGAG GGACGTTTCGACATATTAGCTCTTTCTGGTTCATTTGTACAATCAGAGTTGTATGGTCAGCGCACAAGGACAGGTGGATTAAGCATCACATTGTCTGGACCAGATGGTCGTGTTTTTGGTGGTGTAGTAGCTGGACTCTTGATTGCCGCATCTCCTGTTCAG GTTATTGTAGGCAGCTTCCTTCCTGAAAACAGTAAAGAATCCATGCAGGCTAACCATGTAGAACCGTTGAGTGTTACACCGAAGGTCACCCCAGCCAGCCATGTCGCAGGACCAAGTAGCTCACAGTCTCATGGGACCTTAAGCGAGTCATCAGGTGGACCCGGAAGTCCATTGAACCGAGGTAACGAAAGTAGCCCTCGGGGGATGGCAAACATGCCATGGAAATGA